In the genome of Puntigrus tetrazona isolate hp1 chromosome 8, ASM1883169v1, whole genome shotgun sequence, the window tgctctTTTTTATAGCAACTGGCAATGAATTTTATGTGGCTAGTTCAGTCTTGatagtttttttccctcagGGTGTTAAAGGCAGAGAGGGTTCAGTAGGGCTTTACGGCAGTCCTGGAGAGAAGGTTGGTGGTTTGTAAATGTACCAGTCACGTCATGTGACACACCatatgatgacaaaatgtaatgcaataaaaagctgaaaacattATTAGCTGTATTAAACAGTAATCGGCTGCAGAAGCAAAAGTTTTAAATCAAGCCTCCTTCATTCACAAGCCATATGTTCTGCTCTTTTAATGTATAGACAAgcacattttacaaacattacatttgatATTAGGGGAAAAGTGGTGCTGAGGGGCCCAAAGGAAATCCCGGTCAGCAAGTAAGTGCCTTATAggttgtatatatattttacatttttcctcgTTCATTAACATTGAACTGTATGTTTGAAAACTCTATCAATCTATGAATTTTTCTGTCTAGGGTCTTCGAGGCCTACCAGGAGAGAAGGGCTACAGAGGACCTGCTGTAAAGCAtacatttaacacacatttgCAATCTTTTTGTCATGATGCAATAGTATCATGTGTTTCTTCACTTAATAATGATGaaacattatgtaaatgtaatcttCTAAAGGGCCCACAGGGAAACATAGGGCAGTGGGGTGAAACAGGTCTGCGGGGGCCTGTAGGAAATCAAGGGCCAAGAGGGCCACCGGGGCCACATGGAGTGGCTGGGTACccagtatgtttttttgtttttttggtttatgtgGTTTATTGTTGTGAGGACTGAGGGAAAGTTTTATCTCTATATTGTATTCTGTCTTTCAGGGTAAAGATGGACCACCTGGACCCATTGGACCTCCAGCAGATAAAGGTGACAAGGTGGGCTTTATTTAAGTTCTATCTTcattataattatgtaaaatgtactggTTCTTTCACTGTGGCCTTGTATGAGacgttttatttctaaatgtcttGGACGAAGGGACTGAGAGGAGCCAGTGGACTGAAGGGAGCTGCTGGTATCGATGGTGAGGAGGTAGATTGCTTATAAATCTTggttttgttattaataagaAATTCTCTAAATAATTGATTTGAGTATCATCCATATGTACACtactttttaaagtttgaatcaataatttaacaatacaatacaacatACAATAAACTGATAACTGTTTTCTACATTGttactattaaaaacatttattgagcACAAGATTAGgattttagaatgttttctgaaggtcATATGACATTAAAGACCCATATAACCCCataagaggcttctttcaaaaatatttcagatttggTAATTGGTAATTGGTAAAAAtggtaataatttttttagggCTCAATGGGTGAAACTGGGCCAGTCGGACCAGCAGGAAGCAAAGGCTTGTCTGTGAGTACAAATTCTTTGATGCTGTATTTTTGCCAACTCCATTTTATACATGTACGTTGTGTTATggtgttttatgtaaatgataCACAGGACAGAACTGTCGGTTGTAGGGTGAGAAGGGTATCGAAGGATCTTTGGGTGATCGTGGCTCAAAAGGAATCCAAGGAGAGAGCGGAAATCGAGGACCTGCTGGATTGAAAGGACAACAAGGACAAGAAGTAAGAAtactgctgatttttttttttatttctgaagtacaaaatatcataagttatttttttttgtcaggggTTGGGTGGTTCTCTAGGGCAGAAGGGAGATCCTGGATCCCCTGGTGAAAAAGTgagttttttaataaagtttgcGGAGGTGTTTAAGTGAAATATTAGTCAAATACTTTTAGTgttgagatgttttctgtttgtttttgtttttctcagggTCAGACAGGTGTGAGAGCTCACTCTGGGTTTGTAGGAACGTATGGTCCTGGAGGGAACATGGGAAAATCTGGTGAAAAAGGCGACAAAGGTCTACGTGGGCTTGTTGTGGGTACTACTTCCTCTTTTACAGCTAATGCATCCTATGAAGaagtatattaattttgttatatgGGTATCATAGGGTGAGGCAGGACCAAATGGGCTGCCAGGTCCAAATGGTGCTATTGGGTTACCGGTAAGTTAGGTTtgatgtatttgatttattgtatattttgggatatacattttaacattaatttattccATTCAAATTTAGGGTTTGCATGGAAAAAAGGGTTTGTCGGACAAAGTGGAAAACTTGGaccaaaagtatgtttttatttccactttGTATGGTATTTCCAAGTTTGGTATGCTCTGTTACATCGTCATATGAGTAAGTGcatctgttgtttttgtccCCTGCAGGGAGAGCCTGGAGATAAAGGGAATCCAGGCAGCCCTGGGAAGATTGGATCAATTGTAAGTTTTTACCTTTGAAGATGCATgcattatttagaaaatgttatgcGGTCTTACTAACCCAAATTGATGGAATTTTACATGTTGTCTACAGGGTGTTTCAGGCCCAAGTGGGAAGAAAGGAGAGCTTGGAACAGGAGGCGAAATGGTGAGCTAACACTTTACAACCAGATTGGTTTCCAATCTAAAGAATAGAATATGGAGCATTTCACACTGACATACAGTATGCTCAAATGGAAAGcgttaacatttaaatgatctaCGCTCCTGTCAAGGGGCCCGTGGGTCAGCCAGGAGCTGTGGGTCATCGTGGACTAAAGGGAAAACTAGGACCTTCAGGACCTTCAGGGGGAAAAGGATTCAAGGGTCAACCAGGGCCAAAAGTCAGTGGTGcaatatttttagatgtatCATTTAATCAGGTCATTTAATGTCTTCACCAGTTGTTTTTGTGATTCTTTCACACAGGGAATGAGCGGTTCTCATGGAAGGAGAGGAAGTAAAGGTGTTGCAGGAAAGCCAGTGGGTTCATGCATTTTTTAGGCTTTTATTGACTTGACAAGCAGCTTTACtagtattatttcatatttgcctacacaaacaaatcaaagtttgtacgtatattgtattattgtctagGGACCTCATGGACCAAAAGGGAAACATGGTAATCCTGGTCTACCTGGAAAACCAGCAAGTATCCCTAACACAAATATGTGAACCTTCTGACTATTTTATGATTGTGCCAAACATGATTGACTTTTACACTAATGATATTTAAGGGATGCAGTGGTACAGATGGACTGCTGGGAGTTATAGGCAATGAGGGTGACCCAGTGAGTAGCttccttttatttacattttatatagtgCTTACCAATGCAAACCTCAACACTAGTCTTACGTGTTACTGTCTTGTTTGGACTTTTATGTCATTTCCTGtgcattttaaagtcattttgtaGTTTGGTTGTTTTTAAGCTTGTCACCCCTTGTTCATTTATACCCTTGTGTTCCCTCTGTTCACTGTCTGGTGTTGTTCTACATGGATGAATTGTGTGTTTAAGTTCTCTTTTCCTTGCCCTTTATGTTTATGTTCTGAATCAGCCATGTTACAGCTAAGGTGTTGTGTTATTATGCAATTGTTAAGGTGTTCTGAATATTTGCTATGTAGTTACTGGTGTGATCTGGGCCATTGTCCTGAGTTCTGAGCTGGCCCAAGTAGATTAGAATAAagattaaacataaacatgagcATTTACTACCTTACTGTACTATTTACAGGGTGACATTGGTTTCCGAGGATCTACTGGGAGACCAGGTGCTCCAGGTAGTGCTGTAAGTAAGATGGCTTTATATAATTTGTTGTAAAGAATGTGGTCATGGCTTA includes:
- the LOC122350138 gene encoding collagen alpha-1(I) chain-like is translated as MGPAGLKGVPGVNGPPGQLGEMGPRGPLGKPGEEGSDGIIGIPGVPGPQGKLGGDGPPGQKGDSGDVGIEGDIGSPGPPGLKGASGKPGKHGPSGDPGLKAQHGKKGDSGQKGDLGPPGMPGKQGFRGRGGQSGVQGEIGPSGPAGSPGPTGYDGSVGDLGRQGNDGSKGERGHPGIQGASGLRGDKGQTGQGGFVGFPGPLGEMGKSGEPGPEGEPGIKGRPGVPGGTGFKGHKGHQGVSGSRGQDGIHGASGSIGPSGSDGDKGPQGPQGLQGRPGAPGVQGPVGKSGEPGSLGLTGKPGKPGIRGVKGREGSVGLYGSPGEKGKSGAEGPKGNPGQQGLRGLPGEKGYRGPAGPQGNIGQWGETGLRGPVGNQGPRGPPGPHGVAGYPGKDGPPGPIGPPADKGDKGLRGASGLKGAAGIDGEEGSMGETGPVGPAGSKGLSGEKGIEGSLGDRGSKGIQGESGNRGPAGLKGQQGQEGLGGSLGQKGDPGSPGEKGQTGVRAHSGFVGTYGPGGNMGKSGEKGDKGLRGLVGEAGPNGLPGPNGAIGLPGLHGKKGLSDKVENLDQKESLEIKGIQAALGRLDQLVFQAQVGRKESLEQEAKWGPWVSQELWVIVD